GATGTTTGTGCCCTCTACCTGGGGCCTTTGCCATTTTGTGATAAGAACTCTAGTAATAACGTACTATGCTCTGACATCATTAGGCAGCAGTGGGTCTGCAAATGCAGCATGGGGGTTGTATCTTGACTTTTACTAAACAATATTACCAGCCAAGTTTTCTCTCCCTGTGACGTGCCTTGTCCACGTGTCCATGCTTGAAACCTTTTAACTTTTGGGTAATGACCTACCCTTAGCGTGCACAgattaaagaggaaaaaaaatagaatgtgtAGGGCTTAGTTGTAATCACATACAGACCTGTGACTTAATTAAGCAACGCAAAAACAACAAGGCATAGAATGTGACTAAATCTTAAAAAGAAAGGGGGGGGACATAATGGGAACATGTATGTTGCAAAAATGATAGCTAGGAGTAGGCAGAACATCTAATTGAATACCGATTTAAAGTTGCAagtatattttacatacattattttatcaaaTCTGTGTAAAACATGCAGCTACCTGCCAATTACCAAAACGTACAAAATTATGTAAAGTTTTACAATGTGGATGTTGGAAGATTAACTTTACCAGATGAAGCTTGGGGTAAAACGATTAACTCAGTGGAGACGTGCCCTGGACAGAGGTTAATTGTGCTGTAAATGAAATAAGTACGTGCATGTAACGTATATCCCTTACCTCTGCACCCTGGGCACTCTTTAGAGCCAAACTATTACTTTTAGGATATCTTGATGTATACATAAGCTTTCAAGATGAAAGCAGAAATCATAACATGGAGACCACCaactaaaataattatatttaatacatacaCACGAGACAGTTTTGAAgagtttattaaaattaatcagATCTTTATTACTATaagtgttaaaacaaaaaaaatgggtaATGATTATTGTCCAactaggacaaaaaaaaaatcataaaaaggaaacaaatctTATTCAAAGCAACACATTTATAatgcaatacaaaaaaataattttattttccctgAGATCAAAATATGACAAATAGGCCCTACTATGGGCTTATGGCTAGCACAATAGACTCATGTGCTATacttatcacaaaaaaaaaaaacaagacttctTTGCCATCAAAATATTACCATCTCAGGGATCATAATAATTGATCACATAGGTACAAATCCATATTCAAGTATCAACACATCACATTATCCAGTAAAACATTATTAACCTGATCCACAACGGACCAGCTTCATAACGCAGACTACCACAGTGCTGTGTGTAAACAATATATTCCCTTCtttcaaaaaaagaacaaaaactgcAGCATTTCCAGGGCTAATACAGAAACTCACATTCTAAAGCATTAACATTCTGTAGAAATAACACCCAACCCTACTTATATTGATGAAATGGACATtggtataaattatatacagttCCATCCCTTCAACCACCcctccaaaaagaaaaaaaaaacacaaaaaaaaaacacacaccaaaaCAATCTGTaacacattatattacattacaacAAACAACAATACATATAAAGTGCAGCAATAAGTCATTGCTGGCAGTTTTGTGCAAACTGATCAAGCAGGTCTTTAAGGCCCCATTATCGCAGAAGCAGTCAGTGTCAGTATCTGCTCTTTTGTAACACTTCAATGTTATGTGCTGAAAAGAAATCAGGCAAGTTTGGGCAGAACATGCCCTGTAATGTGGTAATCCCAGTTTTAAGGGAGGGTGTACGGACACGCAAAGAAAAGGTCATCCACCATGTCCAATAGGATTGCATTGGCTCTGCTGCAGAATATATTCTCACACATTCATCCAAAATATACATGGATACAAACATGGCCAAATCCGTTTCTGAACAGCCATTGTGTGTACGTGAAAAAAGAAGCAACAAGGTCAACACCCTTCATTTCACATGAAACGGCATTTCTTCTCATCACTGAAGGATTTCTCCACACGGTCAATTTCCTCAATTATTTTGGTGAAGATCTGCTTACTATCCTACAGAAGataggagggaaaaaaaaataatgaaggaTCCAAATATATTGCACATATATTACAGTTTATGGAAGGCAAGAAGAATTCTCCATTGGCAATAGCACCGTATTGTCAGTCAAGTTGGTCTAGTGATTCCAGtcaattttatttgtaaaaactaTAGAAACTTCTATTTTGAGGGTCAGAGTTTGTAGTTTAGTGGAAAAAACAACCCCTACCCAACTACTCAGGATTTAAAGTTGACCCTGAATGCAATGAGGCTGCCTAACTCCTATGACGGACAGCCAGAATTTGTGGAATTTGCTTCCATGATGCGACAACGTGTCCATGTAATCATAGAATATGCAGCCCAGAGTTCAACTAAATCTAGTAAAGCAAAATACTATTACACAACCATACTATTGTGACGCAATCACTACATGTCccacacggggggggggcaacatatGTAAAAGGAACACTGAACACATGTCCACTAAACAactcatcttaaaaaaaaaaaaaaaaaaccaccatgttACCTCAGGACTCTTTGCAGAAACCTCCAAGAATGCTGCTCCCCAAGACTCTGCAAGCTTTCTCCCTTCTTCAGTTTTCACTTCTCGACTGAAGACAGAAAAGCAATTAAAGTGTCATAATATGCACTGACAAAAAGGCAAGAGAGGCACGTATGAGAAACTTAACATACCTGTGAGCAGGAAGGTCATTCTTATTTCCAACAAGGACAATCGGCATGCTGAAAAGAACAAGTAAACCCAAATAAGCTACATGCAAAATAGTCAAACAGTTATAAGAGAGAGCCATTAACAAATGAAGTGTCAGCTTGATGTTAATCTGAACAGAGTTTACAAATGCTACCATGAACTGGGACCAACAATAAGTTACCAGAACACGTGGCATGCACAAAAGTTTTCAGTATTGGCTGGGTTGGAAGCCTGTGGCACCTCAGAGATCAGAATCAATTCAATAGAGAAGTCATGCAAAAACGATATTAGCAGAAGGAAAGAAGTCACAAGTCAGACAGAATACGGTATTTATTCATTAGACCTTGAGTTTGCGAGAGAACTGAAACTTTCAACTCGACTTGAAGGTATCAAAACACAGCAAAGTTGCCCCTGCATAATGAAATAATGAACGTATCTTAAATGCCGCCTCACACATCTCAGCTGTTCTTGCGTTtcattaatacataataaagataCTGAATAGTTCAGATTGCCTGTGAATtctggtttagtgaatacagctGAATTTTGGCAGTACTAGAAACTGACATAGACAGACAAATACACTTAACAGAGTCCTGTTCACAAAAGGTATATGTTTTGTGATGAGATTTAGTATGTACATGCATTAGGGATATTGTGTTGATTTGACATGTGCATAAGGGTACGTGTTAAGTGTTAGATCTATTGAAGAGTACTATGGGCTCAAACATGTTTAAAAAGCCTAGCAACCCTTGCAAAGATCCATAATGTACTTTAACGGTCAGTGATAATAAACGGTGAAGTTATTTTCACAAGGAATAATACTTACAGGCCCTTTCCCCGTAAATCAACCAAAACTCTATGCAGCCCACGTGCAATCTggaagctggggggggggacaaaaaaaataatcttaataCCCATTTGAAGATAccacatttacattttgtaagGGAAATATAGAATCCTGCAGAATTACTTTGATGTATCCAATACAGCACCCTGAAATTAACAATCCCGTTTCTGTGCAGTTGCCACCAGGGGGCACCAAAGcacagaaaacaaatgtataagcAAAACTTACCTTCTAGAACAGGCCACTGAATAGACTACAATGTAACCATGTATGCCAAAAATGAAAGATTGAGGAAGTAACGAGTATTCAtcctggagagaaaaaaaatacattagaaaaaaaaagccaaaacaaaacaaaaaaacacacacacacagaggacATATAGGTCCAATGTGCTACCTTTTTAAAGTATTGACTCACTTGGCCAGCAGTGTCTACCACATCCAACTCAAACTCATCAgaccctaaaacaaaagttttgCTCCAAGCTGGGGAGAAATAATATGgattaaaacataaaacttaAGTGGATACGTAAACtcaatttcatttaaatatgtttaagtgCTCTTTCTTCAGAAGCCTCCCAACAGACTGATGTTATGACTTCTCACATgttatgttggtgtgatattattattatcatcatcatcatcatcttttatttatatagcaccaacagtttacgcagcgcttaatacaatacatatattcaaaggatat
This sequence is a window from Spea bombifrons isolate aSpeBom1 chromosome 2, aSpeBom1.2.pri, whole genome shotgun sequence. Protein-coding genes within it:
- the RHEBL1 gene encoding GTPase RhebL1, which gives rise to MAPVKHRKVVMLGYPSVGKSSLAIHFVKGNFPKDYEPTIENTWSKTFVLGSDEFELDVVDTAGQDEYSLLPQSFIFGIHGYIVVYSVACSRSFQIARGLHRVLVDLRGKGLMPIVLVGNKNDLPAHSREVKTEEGRKLAESWGAAFLEVSAKSPEDSKQIFTKIIEEIDRVEKSFSDEKKCRFM